From Vigna unguiculata cultivar IT97K-499-35 chromosome 5, ASM411807v1, whole genome shotgun sequence, the proteins below share one genomic window:
- the LOC114185222 gene encoding uncharacterized protein LOC114185222, which produces MEFDLSDAEPGTINGGSTAKKSKQRKRKSFMVDEEGEMGSREKLAKKILLSLTRPSYVLGLGPKPLRKEHRTRLRYLLHRLVNQHHWVEASGVLSAYMKGTLNETSPFRNRLKFWVLMELLNRVKNNSINPTRIKNLYDIWSKKIGSMKTWPLQSRYAVHFEFIFFCLMQGNAGDAYQLALCIEQNKVDIDPVSKMMMGLTFYELWYSSVPKEFQWRSSDQFDLQENPHMEISFTNKTGQSEQYNSVESHMAESHCQRDSEASIMNDKHISRDVVLSEDIEVGTNKREKTHQNFQPEGFYLNSEEQNGFGDPFSNSGGLTQDLLHGLGGLDLWLLPLHFSDDSDLEEFMYLQIDQPNDYYKNSVKYLQLAINSEPSASAALLPLVQLLLIGGQVDEALTMLEKQCCNAASVLPLRVRAALLERFDRNNSGMLSCFENILKKDPTCSDALAKLIKMHQNGEYSLESLLEMIALHLDATDSEHNTWKVLSSCFLRLFSYEEDCMSTCPMQTENGHKQLHSINKTPKIFTDGTSGKSWYLRCRWWITRHFSNSKLQSEIESGDLQLLTCKAACASYMYGREFSYVEKAYSHLEKESDKELLFFLDEHRGNSLGIYKKFRKKSHI; this is translated from the exons ATGGAATTTGATCTGTCAGACGCTGAACCCGGGACCATAAATGGCGGTTCCACGGCGAAGAAATCAAAGCAGCGTAAGAGGAAGAGTTTCATGGTGGACGAGGAAGGGGAAATGGGGTCGCGAGAGAAGCTGGCAAAAAAAATCTTGTTGTCTCTTACTAGGCCTTCCTACGTCTTGGGATTGGGTCCCAAACCTCTGAGGAAGGAACACCGTACGAGGTTGCGCTACCTGCTGCACAGACTCGTCAACCAGCATCACTGGGTCGAAGCCAGTGGTGTTCTTAGTGCCTACATGAAGGGCACACTTAATGAGACCTCGCCCTTCAGAAATCGTCTTAAATTTTGG GTTTTAATGGAGCTTCTTAATCGTGTGAAAAATAATTCTATTAATCCCACGAGAATCAAGAACCTCTATGATATTTGGTCGAAGAAAATTGGATCAATGAAGACTTGGCCTTTACAG AGCAGATACGCTGTCCATTTTGAGTTCATTTTTTTCTGTCTTATGCAAGGCAATGCAGGGGATGCATACCAGCTTGCTTTATg CATTGAACAAAACAAAGTTGATATTGATCCTGTGTCAAAGATGATGATGGGTTTGACATTCTATGAGCTGTGGTATTCTTCTGTCCCCAAAGAATTCCAGTGGAGAAGCTCAGACCAGTTTGACTTGCAAGAGAACCCACATATGGAGATCTCATTTACCAATAAAACTGGACAGTCAGAACAGTATAATTCAGTTGAATCCCACATGGCTGAGTCCCATTGTCAACGTGATTCAGAGGCCTCTATCATGAATGATAAGCATATATCTAGGGATGTTGTATTGAGTGAAGACATAGAGGTTGGTactaataaaagagaaaaaacacaTCAGAACTTTCAGCCAGAAGGATTTTACTTAAATTCTGAAGAGCAAAACGGATTTGGAGACCCTTTTTCCAACAGTGGAGGTCTTACACAAGATCTCTTACACGGCCttg GGGGACTTGATTTATGGTTGCTGCCCTTGCATTTTTCTGATGATAGCGATTTGGAGGAGTTCATGTATTTGCAAATAGATCAGCCTAATGACTATTACAAAAATTCAGTGAAATATTTGCAACTAGCTATCAACTCAGAACCTTCTGCTTCAGCCGCATTACTTCCATTGGTACAG cTGTTGCTAATTGGAGGACAAGTTGACGAGGCTCTAACTATGCTTGAGAAGCAGTGCTGTAATGCAGCCTCTGTGTTGCCATTAAG AGTGAGGGCTGCTCTCTTGGAGCGTTTTGATCGAAACAACTCTGGCATGCTTAGCTGTTTTGAGAATATATTGAAGAAGGATCCAACATGTAGTGATGCCTTAGCCAAACTTATCAAGATGCACCAAAATG GAGAGTATAGTCTTGAGTCTCTGCTGGAAATGATTGCTTTACATTTAGATGCCACAGATTCAGAACACAATACGTGGAAGGTGTTATCTTCATGTTTCTTAAGACTGTTTTCCTATGAAGAAGACTGTATGTCTACATGCCCCATGCAAACTGAAAATGGACACAAGCAACTTCATTCCATTAACAAAACCCCTAAAATATTTACGGATGGTACATCAGGAAAATCTTGGTATCTTCGCTGTAGGTGGTGGATAACAAGACATTTCAGCAATAGCAAGCTACAATCAGAGATTGAATCAG GTGATTTGCAGTTACTCACATGCAAAGCAGCATGTGCATCGTATATGTATGGACGCGAGTTCAGCTATGTTGAGAAGGCTTATTCtcatttagaaaaagaaagtgatAAGGAATTGTTGTTTTTCTTGGATGAGCACAGGGGAAATTCATTaggaatttataaaaaatttcgaaagaaatcacacatataa
- the LOC114185224 gene encoding uncharacterized protein LOC114185224, translating into MSSVVIPKNVTEALDHPGWRQAMIAEMQALESNHTWELVPLPSGKKVVDCRWVYAIKVGPDGQVDRLKARLVAKGYTQVYGLDYCDTFSPVAKMTTIRLFFAMAAIRH; encoded by the coding sequence ATGTCTTCTGTTGTTATTCCCAAAAATGTGACTGAAGCACTTGATCATCCTGGATGGCGACAAGCCATGATTGCAGAGATGCAGGCTCTTGAAAGCAATCATACTTGGGAGCTCGTGCCCCTCCCTTCGGGCAAGAAGGTTGTTGATTGTCGATGGGTGTATGCAATTAAAGTTGGCCCCGATGGTCAGGTTGATCGACTCAAAGCCCGATTGGTTGCAAAAGGGTACACTCAGGTTTATGGCCTTGACTATTGTGACACCTTCTCTCCCGTGGCCAAGATGACTACTATTCGCCTCTTCTTTGCAATGGCAGCAATTCGTCACTAG